A genomic region of Arachis stenosperma cultivar V10309 chromosome 9, arast.V10309.gnm1.PFL2, whole genome shotgun sequence contains the following coding sequences:
- the LOC130947647 gene encoding uncharacterized protein LOC130947647 — protein MADASDCDGFNPAATRKNGTEKKEEKDMPLSQQQEEEERSVLDSEQALALPGSELEAKKQRLLEELESALLPKTKLRDSMNCNNLQDLPLSSSSSSFAVPVATSIGLGLGIQVIDETAVFETFALPSASSASSGTAKGKGTKAKAKANADVAVKKDGNKKSNSRRKAKKNAVALKQHNNMNGKKNATGAAIPNGTGKKRRYSRKEMEALRFVNEDKQRFFWNEIYRGLQPHVANEYDTLFAVASVPYFPNKKPTPPILSSCENTDAENGSAVDSSCSHSVISEDGCSNLEEHSEEDDTDDDYASIQRPAFFVDGEPDFDSGPPEDGWEYLRRVRWEADQIPKVKVAKLDRSKLNKEQSAYMPKIPDIAKCPEHLLPSKQWEDVFLADFSALRASISAHECSNAMNSSNMQTVQTSQLLENNSGESASVMNKDKDVPLQSNLSDSKTIDPPLELTSEDKDATMPLENPGSKTSVDGTRSSSLSPPMLSSVLRMDPVARVSMLLKRISLLESASTISRNDCIWLFALCASVDTPLYADTSAGLRSLLRKCASIRAGKAELDEEVVMLNILATISGKYFGQSEG, from the exons ATGGCCGACGCTTCAGATTGTGACGGTTTCAACCCAGCAGCCACACGCAAGAACGGAActgaaaagaaagaggaaaaggacATGCCTCTTTCACagcaacaagaagaagaagaacgctCCGTTCTCGATTCGGAGCAGGCTCTTGCTCTACCTGGATCCGAATTGGAAGCGAAGAAGCAACGCCTCTTGGAGGAGCTGGAATCCGCTTTGCTCCCCAAAACCAAGCTTCGAGATTCCATGAACTGCAACAACCTCCAAGACTTACCTCtctcttcgtcttcttcttcttttgcagTTCCCGTCGCCACATCcatagggttagggttagggatTCAGGTAATCGATGAAACCGCAGTGTTCGAAACCTTTGCCCTTCCTTCTGCTTCCTCAGCTTCTTCAGGAACGGCAAAAGGAAAAGGAACGAAAGCGAAAGCGAAAGCGAATGCGGATGTAGCAGTTAAGAAGGACGGAAACAAGAAATCGAATTCAAGAAGAAAGGCCAAGAAGAATGCTGTAGCATTGAAGCAGCACAACAACATGAATGGGAAGAAGAATGCCACGGGGGCTGCAATCCCAAATGGAACTGGGAAGAAGAGAAGGTACTCAAGGAAGGAGATGGAGGCCCTGAGGTTTGTGAATGAGGACAAACAGCGCTTCTTCTGGAACGAGATATACAGAGGCCTTCAACCTCACGTCGCCAATGAATATGATACCTTGTTTGCTGTGGCTTCTGTGCCATACTTTCCAAACAAGAAACCAACTCCACCGATTCTCA GTTCTTGTGAGAACACTGATGCTGAAAATGGGAGTGCTGTTGACTCTTCTTGCAGTCATAGTGTTATCAGTGAAGATGGGTGCTCAAATCTAGAAGAACACAGTGAGGAGGATGATACTGACGATGATTATGCTAGCATACAGAGGCCTGCCTTTTTTGTCGACGGGGAACCTGATTTTGATTCTGGTCCACCAGAAGATGGGTGGGAATATCTTAGGCGTGTCag GTGGGAGGCAGATCAAATACCAAAAGTGAAGGTAGCCAAACTAGATAGAAGTAAACTCAACAAGGAACAAAGTGCTTACATGCCCAAGATCCCTGATATTGCCAAGTGTCCTGAGCATCTGTTGCCATCCAAACAGTGGGAGGATGTATTTCTTGCTGATTTTTCTGCTCTGAGGGCG AGTATCTCAGCTCATGAATGTTCGAATGCCATGAATTCCAGTAATATGCAAACCGTTCAGACATCCCAGCTACTTGAGAACAATTCTGGAGAATCTGCTAGTGTAATGAACAAGGACAAGGATGTCCCACTTCAGAGTAATTTAAGTGATAGTAAGACAATTGATCCACCCCTTGAACTGACCTCTGAGGATAAGGATGCCACAATGCCTCTGGAAAATCCTGGATCAAAAACTTCTGTTGATGGAACTAGGAGTAGCTCTCTCAGTCCTCCTATGCTTTCTTCAGTCTTACGAATGGACCCTGTAGCTAGGGTTTCAATGTTGCTCAAACGGATTAGCTTGCTAGAGTCTGCAAGCACTATCTCAAGAAATGATTGCATATGGCTTTTTGCTCTCTGTGCCTCAGTTGATACTCCACTATATGCTGATACTTCCGCCGGTCTCAGGAGTCTGCTGCGGAAGTGTGCTAGCATACGTGCTGGAAAGGCTGAATTGGATGAGGAGGTTGTAATGTTGAACATCCTGGCTACAATTTCGGGGAAGTATTTTGGACAATCCGAAGGTTGA
- the LOC130947766 gene encoding uncharacterized protein LOC130947766, whose product MLSSVNTCALPSSYSQFSLPLSSRCLFISASFRRQTRTRPRTRTRRRRNKLSSPSAPTFTTTTITTSTSFTSSEPKLETVIDINKLTSQASSTFRSLFPSTLRKFVSSAADAYTDLQTLVTLDHDRRLVVSCRPSTLHFLGTSALFSFVAFSILRFLVNSVSRFLSWRRNASAYRPMVRRDRSLGGKEVVVGWEESAVSKGPANPLSPADGGTLKRGAKKNKIRLERKLPKWWPAVINGAVFDLDEQDEFKRQAYRVVRAITDSRMAGNDIMEDDIIQLRQLCRTSGVQVSFETTNIRDSLYRASVNYVLNVCSREPTYSTSIDINGEDARQFLAGFAENIGLENVRAATIVSAAVAARTRSCLLQAWALEMQGKHVESMAELSKICHLLQIFPPEESSPEMEMVGRGLTKHLKLEQRKHLMFLFGKASGDNNHRIAREALGLMHSQNLQSDQVDNMA is encoded by the exons ATGTTGTCCTCCGTCAACACTTGCGCGCTTCCTTCTTCCTATTCCCAATTCTCACTCCCCCTTTCCTCACGATGCCTCTTCATCTCCGCCTCTTTCCGCCGCCAAACTCGCACTCGCCCTCGCACCCGCACCCGCAGGCGCCGCAACAAACTCTCCTCCCCTTCGGCCCCCAccttcaccaccaccaccatcaccaccTCTACCTCCTTCACCTCTTCCGAACCTAAGCTCGAAACCGTTATCGACATCAACAAACTAACCTCCCAAGCCTCCTCCACTTTCCGCTCTCTTTTCCCTTCCACACTCCGCAAGTTCGTTTCCTCCGCCGCTGACGCCTACACCGATTTGCAAACCCTCGTCACACTCGACCATGACCGCAGGCTCGTCGTCTCCTGCCGCCCTTCCACGTTGCATTTCCTCGGCACCTCCGCGCTTTTCAGCTTCGTCGCCTTCTCTATCCTCAGGTTTCTGGTCAACTCGGTTTCTAGGTTTTTGTCTTGGCGCCGTAACGCCTCTGCCTATAGGCCTATGGTGCGGAGGGACCGAAGCCTTGGCGGAAAAGAGGTCGTCGTTGGTTGGGAGGAGAGTGCCGTTTCCAAGGGGCCGGCGAATCCGTTGTCGCCGGCGGACGGTGGTACTTTGAAGCGAGGCGCTAAGAAGAACAAGATTCGGTTAGAAAGGAAACTGCCGAAATGGTGGCCAGCTGTCATCAACGGTGCTGTTTTCGACCTCGACGAGCAGGACGAATTCAAGAGGCAGGCTTACAGAGTGGTTCGAG CAATTACTGACAGTAGAATGGCGGGAAACGACATCATGGAGGATGATATAATACAA TTGCGTCAACTATGCAGAACTTCTGGCGTGCAAGTATCTTTTGAAACAACAAATATTCGGGATTCCTTGTATCGAGCATCTGTTAATTATGTTTTAAATGTTTGCAGCAG GGAACCAACTTACTCTACTTCGATTGATATTAATGGTGAGGATGCTCGGCAATTCCTTGCTGGATTTGCTGAAAATATAGGCCTTGAAAATGTTCGTGCTGCAACAATTGTCTCTGCTGCTGTTGCTGCACGTACACGCTCTTGTCTTCTACAAGCTTGG GCTCTGGAAATGCAAGGCAAGCATGTTGAATCTATGGCAGAACTGTCAAAAATATGCCATCTTCTGCAGATATTTCCTCCCGAGGAATCATCA CCTGAAATGGAGATGGTTGGTCGAGGCCTAACAAAACACTTGAAGCTGGAGCAAAGAAAACACCTCATGTTTCTCTTTGGCAAAGCTTCCGGTGACAACAACCACAGGATTGCAAGAGAAGCCCTTGGTTTG ATGCATTCTCAAAATTTGCAGAGCGATCAAGTTGACAACATGGCGTGA
- the LOC130950693 gene encoding CMP-sialic acid transporter 3-like: MKNGMIECHVCHSKLVSPSTKTISRAYDRHKSRLSHKQRALNVFLVVGDCILVGLQPILVYMSKVDGKFNFSPISVNFLTEVAKVFFAVVMLLFQAKHQKVGEKPLLSISTFMQAARNNVLLAVPALLYAINNYLKFIMQLYFNPATVKMLSNLKVLVIAVLLKVIMKRRFSIIQWEALALLLIGISVNQLRSLPEGTTAMGLPVTMGAYLYTLIFVTVPSLASVYNEYALKSQYDTSIYLQNLFLYGYGAIFNFLGIIGTAIIKGPSSFDILQGHSKATMLLVANNAAQGILSSFFFKYADTILKKYSSTVATIFTGIASAALFGHTLTMNFIIGISIVFISMHQFFSPLSKVRDEQNGVLELHDVHDKQRSKESFINMAAGANEEASHRVGHDERKPLLPT, encoded by the exons ATGAAGAACGGGATGATAGAATGCCATGTTTGCCATTCCAAATTGGTCTCCCCTTCTACCAAGACTATATCAAGGGCTTATGATCGCCACAAAAGTAGGCTATCACACAAGCAGCGCGCTCTCAATGTGTTTTTGGTTGTTGGTGACTGCATTCTAGTTGGATTACAG CCTATTCTTGTTTATATGTCCAAGGTGGATGGGAAATTCAATTTTAGCCCAATTAGTGTTAATTTTTTGACAGAGGTCGCAAAGGTTTTCTTTGCTGTTGTTATGCTTTTATTCCAG GCTAAGCATCAGAAGGTTGGGGAGAAGCCTCTTCTATCAATTTCTACATTTATGCAG gCGGCTCGTAACAATGTCCTTCTTGCTGTTCCTGCTCTTCTGTATGCTATAAACAACTATCTGAAGTTTATCATGCAG CTTTATTTCAACCCTGCTACTGTAAAGATGCTAAGCAATTTGAAG GTTTTAGTAATAGCAGTTTTGTTAAAGGTGATTATGAAGCGCCGGTTTTCCATTATTCAG TGGGAAGCTCTTGCTCTATTGCTAATTGGTATCAGCGTTAATCAATTACGATCTTTACCCGAAGGAACCACAGCCATGGGTCTTCCTGTCACCATGGGTGCATATCTTTATACATTGATCTTT GTCACTGTTCCATCATTGGCCTCTGTTTATAATGAGTATGCTTTGAAGAGCCAATATGATACAAGCATTTATCTTCAG AACTTATTTTTGTATGGATACGGAGCTATATTCAATTTTCTTGGGATAATTGGTACTGCTATAATCAAAG GTCCTAGCAGCTTTGATATCCTACAAGGTCATTCAAAAGCCACTATGCTGTTGGTAGCAAACAATGCTGCCCAAGGGATTCtatcctctttcttcttcaaataTGCAG ATACAATTTTGAAGAAGTACTCATCAACAGTTGCAACAATCTTTACGGGCATAGCCTCTGCTGCACTCTTTGGACATACTTTAACAATGAACTTCATTATAGGCATTTCTATTGTATTCATCTCAATGCACCAG TTCTTTTCACCACTTTCAAAAGTCAGAGATGAACAGAATGGTGTGCTGGAGCTGCATGACGTTCATGACAAACAAAG GTCAAAGGAATCCTTCATAAATATGGCAGCCGGAGCAAATGAAGAG GCTAGTCATCGTGTAGGGCATGATGAGAGAAAGCCTCTTCTTCCAACCTAG
- the LOC130950649 gene encoding uncharacterized protein LOC130950649: MRPESWSTATSATEEEEERESESETWTVRRSKSFGGRSKSKNKKKKSQVLLEGYVDDLPRTKSLTDDDLDELKGCLDLGFGFSYDEIPELCNTLPALELCYSMSQKFTDHSSSDADSSPDSLSSSIANWRISSPGDHPEDVKARLKFWAQAVACTVKLCS; this comes from the exons ATGAGACCTGAATCATGGAGTACTGCCACGTCAGCAAccgaagaagaagaggagagggAAAGTGAAAGTGAAACTTGGACGGTGAGAAGGAGCAAGAGCTTCGGCGGAAGGAGTAAGagcaagaacaagaagaagaagagtcagGTGTTGTTGGAAGGCTACGTCGACGATCTTCCAAGAACCAAGAGCTTGACGGACGACGATCTCGATGAGCTTAAGGGCTGTTTGGATCTCGGATTCGGTTTCAGCTACGACGAGATTCCTGAGCTCTGCAACACCTTGCCTGCACTCGAACTCTGCTATTCCATGTCGCAGAAGTTCACCGATCACTCCTCCTCCGACGCCGATTCCTCACCGGATTCCTTGTCCTCTTCCATCGCCAATTGGAGGATCTCCAGTCCCG GTGACCATCCCGAAGACGTGAAAGCGAGGCTCAAGTTTTGGGCGCAAGCTGTTGCATGTACGGTTAAACTCTGCAGCTAA